The following DNA comes from Halorhabdus tiamatea SARL4B.
CGACGAGGACGTCCTCGCGACCGTCGAGCCATCGTTCGACGGCGTCGAGGTCCGCGATCGTCGAGCCGCGCTCGTCGTCGACGCCCTGGGTGAACCCCTCGCGTTCGATCACTTCGTTGAGGTGGATGACGCCGAGGTCAGTCTCGACGTGCTCGCTCGCAGTCGTCTTGCCCGTCCCTGGCGTCCCGGTCACGGCGACGCGCACGTTAGCACACCTCGTTGATCGTCTCGACGGCCCGTTTCGTCTCCTCGCGGGTGCCACAGGTAACTCTGATGTGTTCGGGCAGGCCGAAACTCGAGCAGTCCCGGACGATCACGCCGCGTTCCTTGCTCTCCTGGGCGACCCGGCTGGCGTCGCCGACCGCCACGAGGACGAAGTTCCCGCCACTCTCGTAGGTCTTCGCGTCGAGTTCGTCGTGATAGTACTCGCGACTCCACTCGACGAGGTCGGTGATCGCCTCGACGTGCTCGTCGTCCTCCAGGGCGGCGAGGCCGGCCCGGCAAGCGATCTCACTCGCCGCGAAGGGCGTGTTGATCCGGTCGTAGGCGTCGGCCCACGCACGCGGCGTGATGGCGTATCCAAGCCGGAGGCCGGCCAGCCCATAGGCCTTCGAAAACGTCCGGACGACGGCGACGTCGTCACGGTTCTCGAGGAGTTCGACGGCGCTCGGCGCGTCGTTGAACTCGCCGTAGGCCTCGTCGACGACCACCAGCGTCTCCTCGCCGGTTCGCTCGGCGATCGCCTCGATTTCGTCGAGCGAGACCGTCGATCCAGTCGGATTGTGTGGGCTGGTAAGATAGACCATGCGCTCGCCGTCGTAGGCTGCCAGAACGCGATCCGGGGACTGGGCGAACCCGTCGTCCTCGGCGAGCGGGTAGGTGTGGACTTCGCCGTGGTGATATCGGACGCTCATGGCGTGATACGTGAAGTCCGGATCGGGAACCAGGACCGCGTCACCGGGTTCGAGCATGGCGCGGGCGAGGTAATCCATCGCGCCGTCGCCGCCGTTGGCGAGCCAGATCTGGGCGGGATCGACGTCCCACCGCTCGGCGAGCGCGTCGCCGAGGTCTGCGTGGGAGGCTTTGGGATAGGAGTGAAGCGTTTCGGCGTGCTCGCGGATCGCGTCGACGGCCTTCGGACTCGGGCCGAGGGCGTTCTCGTTCGAGGAGAGTTTGATCAACTCGGCTGGGTCGACGCCGAGTTCGCGGGCCGTCTCTTCGATCCCCCGACCCGCTCGATAGATCGTCTGTCCCGACAGGTCCCGTGTGTCCATACCGGTGGCAAGCAGGCGGGCGGTCTTAAGCCTGCATACATCGGGGAGGGTCAGCAGTCTGCGAGAGACGGATTCCTCAGGCGAACGTCTTCGAGACTTCGTCGTCGCTCTCCTCGGCCTGGATCTTCTCCCAGGCGTCCCGGAAGTCGGCCTCGGTGACTTCCGTCCGATCGTCCCGAATCGCGAACATCCCGGCCTCCGTACAGATGGCCTTGATTTCGGCTCCGCTGGCGTCAGTCGCCTCGGCGGCGAGCGATTTGAAGTCGACCGTCTCGGCGAGGTTCATGCCGCGG
Coding sequences within:
- the hisC gene encoding histidinol-phosphate transaminase gives rise to the protein MDTRDLSGQTIYRAGRGIEETARELGVDPAELIKLSSNENALGPSPKAVDAIREHAETLHSYPKASHADLGDALAERWDVDPAQIWLANGGDGAMDYLARAMLEPGDAVLVPDPDFTYHAMSVRYHHGEVHTYPLAEDDGFAQSPDRVLAAYDGERMVYLTSPHNPTGSTVSLDEIEAIAERTGEETLVVVDEAYGEFNDAPSAVELLENRDDVAVVRTFSKAYGLAGLRLGYAITPRAWADAYDRINTPFAASEIACRAGLAALEDDEHVEAITDLVEWSREYYHDELDAKTYESGGNFVLVAVGDASRVAQESKERGVIVRDCSSFGLPEHIRVTCGTREETKRAVETINEVC